The Halomicronema hongdechloris C2206 genome includes a window with the following:
- a CDS encoding glycosyltransferase family 25 protein — MATLSSFFDRIYILNLPHRVDRRKATIKELESIGVFLKPEKIEVFPAIKPDKAEPFKKLGSKGCFLSVLAILGHVRDEGANNVLIFQDDIKFPPFFNKHESSLIQQLELQNWDIAQFGHLTTEIDDADIKDKFATWRDSESKAIGAHFFAVNGKSLDRFIHFLEELMSRPSGHPEGGAMPIDGAFTVFRRQNPDIVRLLAIPSFGGQRSSRSDVTPKWFDKLPVTSNLAQLYRHWIYH; from the coding sequence ATGGCAACATTAAGTAGTTTTTTCGATCGCATTTATATTTTAAACCTTCCCCATCGCGTTGATCGACGCAAAGCCACCATCAAGGAGTTGGAGTCAATAGGAGTATTTTTGAAACCTGAAAAGATTGAAGTCTTTCCGGCTATCAAGCCTGACAAGGCAGAACCTTTCAAGAAATTGGGATCTAAAGGTTGTTTCCTGAGTGTGTTAGCTATCCTCGGGCATGTAAGAGATGAAGGTGCTAACAACGTCTTGATTTTTCAGGATGACATTAAATTCCCCCCATTTTTCAACAAACATGAGAGTTCTTTAATACAGCAGCTTGAGCTCCAGAACTGGGATATTGCTCAGTTCGGTCATCTTACCACCGAAATAGATGATGCAGATATCAAGGATAAATTTGCCACCTGGAGAGACTCTGAAAGTAAAGCTATAGGTGCACATTTCTTTGCCGTCAATGGCAAATCCCTCGATCGATTCATTCATTTTCTTGAAGAGCTTATGAGTCGCCCGAGTGGACATCCTGAGGGGGGAGCCATGCCCATAGACGGAGCATTTACTGTATTTCGTCGTCAGAATCCTGACATAGTTAGATTACTGGCTATACCTAGCTTTGGGGGGCAAAGAAGTTCACGCAGCGATGTTACTCCTAAGTGGTTCGATAAGCTACCAGTAACATCAAACTTGGCTCAACTATATCGGCACTGGATTTATCATTAG
- a CDS encoding sulfotransferase — protein MKNVIILGSGRSGTSMVTGTLVKAGYFMGDDLWKAREANPKGFFEDREINSINEELLAPLIPPRIRIPASHRLKLPIKHLRQHQPIRQQRWLACIPVNASIPISVDLAGKIQKITAREPYCLKDPRFSYTLPAWKPYLKDTVFVCVFRDPASTSNSILKECSGVWHLSNSSTGIRISRRRALQIWTLMYQHILEKHYPTGGKWLFMHYNQALTSEGLSRLESFVQAPVDYSFPNPSIRRTFSREQVPKKANQIYQELCKLAEYEDLDF, from the coding sequence ATGAAAAATGTCATCATTTTAGGTTCAGGTCGCAGTGGTACCAGCATGGTAACTGGTACCCTTGTTAAGGCTGGTTACTTCATGGGTGATGATCTTTGGAAAGCACGTGAAGCGAACCCTAAAGGATTCTTTGAAGATCGAGAGATCAACAGCATTAATGAAGAACTTCTGGCACCTTTAATTCCGCCTAGAATTCGTATCCCAGCTTCCCATCGCTTGAAGTTGCCAATCAAGCATTTGCGGCAGCATCAGCCTATTCGGCAACAGCGGTGGCTTGCTTGTATTCCAGTCAATGCTTCTATCCCAATATCCGTTGACCTAGCTGGGAAAATTCAGAAAATCACAGCTAGAGAACCTTACTGCCTAAAAGATCCAAGATTCTCTTATACATTGCCTGCTTGGAAACCTTACCTAAAAGATACAGTATTCGTTTGCGTTTTTCGTGATCCAGCTAGCACTTCAAACAGCATTCTAAAAGAGTGCTCTGGTGTTTGGCATCTTAGCAACTCTTCCACAGGCATCCGCATATCTCGACGGCGGGCACTGCAGATATGGACATTAATGTATCAACACATTCTCGAGAAGCATTATCCCACAGGAGGTAAGTGGTTGTTTATGCACTACAATCAGGCCTTAACCTCTGAAGGACTAAGCCGCTTGGAATCCTTCGTACAAGCTCCTGTGGATTACAGTTTTCCAAATCCAAGTATCAGACGCACTTTTTCCAGGGAACAAGTTCCCAAAAAAGCAAATCAAATATATCAGGAACTTTGCAAGCTAGCTGAATACGAAGATCTAGACTTCTAG
- a CDS encoding glycosyltransferase family 4 protein codes for MNLTLGYFVPEFPSQTHAFFWREVNALREQGISVQLFSSRRPPDTACYHPFADTARQQTYYVFPPNIIKVLSFAFSHPHKLWWGISYIVNLPEISYLQRVKLMSLLACAIELVAHCRNLDINHVHFHSCANSAHIGAIANIISEISYSLTLHGDLTIYGTHHPQKMMRAELVTAVTTPLKKQILDATSMTEDRVPIIHMGVDVDYFQPKTRQKDTSTELHVVTVARLNRVKGHVYMLEALSKLQEEGHNIKYSIAGEGTYRPEIEKRIKELKLVDSVVMLGSIGEDDVLRLLQSADIFALTSTGRGEAAPVSVMEAMACGLPTICSIIGGTPDMIEHRKDGFLLNQKDIPAITNTLRELILSPELRYQIGKAARQKAVHRYDYRVTAKQLSEAILKFK; via the coding sequence ATGAATTTGACCTTAGGATACTTTGTTCCCGAATTTCCCAGCCAGACCCATGCATTTTTCTGGCGAGAAGTGAATGCATTGCGCGAACAAGGCATTAGTGTCCAATTATTCTCTAGCCGTCGCCCGCCGGATACAGCGTGTTATCATCCATTTGCGGATACAGCACGTCAGCAAACTTACTATGTCTTCCCACCCAATATCATAAAGGTTCTATCTTTTGCGTTCTCACATCCCCATAAGTTATGGTGGGGAATTTCGTATATCGTAAATCTACCTGAAATATCTTATTTGCAACGAGTAAAGCTAATGAGCTTACTCGCTTGTGCCATAGAATTAGTAGCCCATTGTCGAAACCTAGACATCAATCATGTCCACTTTCATTCTTGTGCAAATTCTGCCCATATTGGTGCGATCGCAAATATCATCTCTGAAATTTCGTATAGTTTAACTTTGCATGGTGATCTGACAATCTACGGAACTCATCATCCCCAGAAAATGATGCGAGCCGAACTGGTCACCGCAGTAACTACACCACTAAAAAAGCAAATACTTGATGCGACCTCAATGACCGAAGATCGTGTGCCAATCATCCATATGGGCGTTGATGTTGATTACTTCCAACCTAAAACCCGTCAAAAAGATACATCAACAGAACTGCATGTGGTTACGGTCGCTCGGTTGAATCGAGTTAAGGGACATGTCTATATGTTAGAAGCCCTATCAAAACTGCAAGAAGAAGGCCACAACATCAAGTATTCTATCGCAGGCGAAGGGACATATCGTCCAGAGATAGAAAAGAGAATTAAGGAATTGAAACTAGTAGATTCAGTAGTAATGCTAGGTTCCATTGGAGAAGATGATGTTCTTCGGCTTCTACAATCGGCAGATATTTTTGCACTCACTAGTACTGGACGTGGTGAAGCAGCACCAGTCTCGGTCATGGAAGCTATGGCCTGTGGTCTACCCACCATATGCTCTATTATCGGAGGGACACCAGACATGATTGAGCATAGAAAGGATGGATTTCTACTCAATCAAAAAGACATTCCTGCCATAACCAATACCCTACGAGAATTAATACTTTCTCCCGAGTTGCGATATCAAATTGGCAAAGCTGCCAGACAGAAGGCAGTTCATCGCTATGACTATCGGGTCACAGCAAAACAGCTAAGTGAGGCTATATTGAAATTTAAATAG
- a CDS encoding glycosyltransferase: MFISVVICTLNRADYLRKAIKSLTSQTFNAAQFEIIVVDNNSTDNTRSVAKDEFGGINNIRYLFEPVMGLSQARNTGWQNSRGDFIAFLDDDAIAAPQWLEIIAQVFASVTPMPGCVGGKVKPLWESPRPSWLSDSLLSCLSLIDYADYPTFLEDGFVVGANMAFPKKVLQELDGFSTMLGRKGKSLLSNEEILLRNQLKSAGYKIFYHPEASVIHQIPASRLEQSWFLKRYYFQGVSDAYMMLYKNNLSSLRRLNLVRRKTKSLLNLSDKLVPLFLRSEDANTFYKKCQARRDIGYIAALAGLSKT, encoded by the coding sequence ATGTTTATTTCAGTCGTCATATGCACGCTCAATCGAGCTGACTATCTCAGGAAAGCAATCAAAAGCTTAACTAGTCAGACATTTAACGCTGCTCAGTTTGAAATTATTGTCGTTGATAATAACTCTACTGATAATACTCGATCTGTCGCCAAAGACGAGTTCGGTGGTATTAATAATATTCGATATCTATTTGAACCAGTAATGGGACTCTCGCAAGCCCGTAACACTGGTTGGCAAAATTCTAGAGGTGACTTTATTGCTTTTCTCGATGATGATGCCATTGCTGCACCACAATGGCTTGAAATAATCGCACAGGTATTTGCGTCTGTTACTCCTATGCCGGGGTGTGTAGGTGGTAAGGTCAAACCACTCTGGGAATCGCCAAGGCCCAGCTGGTTATCAGATTCCCTATTATCCTGTCTATCACTTATTGACTATGCCGATTATCCCACTTTTCTAGAAGATGGCTTTGTCGTTGGCGCTAATATGGCGTTTCCCAAGAAAGTACTCCAAGAACTCGATGGTTTTAGCACCATGTTGGGGAGAAAAGGCAAAAGTCTTCTCTCGAATGAAGAGATCCTCCTTAGAAATCAACTTAAGAGTGCAGGCTACAAAATTTTCTACCATCCTGAAGCAAGTGTCATCCACCAAATTCCTGCATCTCGACTAGAGCAATCATGGTTCCTGAAGCGTTACTATTTTCAAGGTGTATCAGACGCTTATATGATGCTCTATAAAAATAACTTGAGTTCACTGAGACGCCTGAATTTGGTTCGCAGAAAAACTAAGTCACTACTTAACTTATCGGATAAATTGGTTCCTCTTTTTCTTCGCTCTGAAGATGCCAATACTTTTTACAAAAAATGTCAAGCCCGTCGAGATATCGGATATATTGCCGCATTGGCAGGACTTTCTAAGACTTAG
- a CDS encoding glycosyltransferase, with the protein MVLSLQPLPYPVYFVCRVSQESWLRLKAAIDEAASLPADDLVDYLYEALRLWSPEYRSGIGTETLNWPIQTYVQLMKRGLNVELTRSYVPGQICVAVYEQLSPKRLSFNSFVVACQHDRGRPELCNHRIVQNQLNVVDARVDHFVPHWPQPNIIPRDRNRGCQLDTLVYKGRSQHLAAPFRQEEFVTALHGLGIQLETSDENAQDLKQAWKDWHDYSQTDAVLAVRESKPLLLSVKPASKLVNAWLAGCPALLGPEPAYQQLRRSKLDYIEVHSSEEAIAALRRLKEEPGYYQAMVENGWQRVRDYDADGVAKCWREILAGPVVEGYERWRRQSPLGKLIGRPIWYGRQIRRHHWEKAIFKAQAQFK; encoded by the coding sequence ATGGTTTTATCTCTGCAGCCCTTACCATATCCAGTTTATTTTGTCTGTCGTGTGTCCCAGGAGAGTTGGCTGCGTCTCAAAGCAGCCATTGATGAGGCCGCATCACTCCCAGCAGATGACCTGGTGGATTACCTCTACGAGGCCTTAAGACTATGGTCACCAGAGTATCGCTCTGGTATCGGCACTGAAACACTCAATTGGCCAATTCAAACCTATGTGCAGTTGATGAAGCGGGGGCTCAATGTCGAGCTAACACGCAGCTATGTGCCGGGGCAAATTTGCGTGGCGGTTTATGAACAACTATCGCCTAAACGCCTATCTTTTAATAGTTTTGTAGTGGCTTGCCAGCATGACCGCGGCCGCCCAGAGCTCTGTAACCACCGGATCGTGCAAAATCAACTCAATGTGGTTGATGCGAGAGTCGATCATTTTGTCCCCCATTGGCCGCAGCCGAATATCATTCCTAGGGATCGTAACCGGGGGTGCCAGCTAGACACGTTGGTCTATAAGGGCCGTAGTCAACATTTAGCAGCCCCATTTCGCCAAGAGGAGTTTGTCACTGCTCTGCATGGGTTGGGGATTCAGTTAGAAACCAGTGATGAAAATGCCCAGGATCTAAAACAGGCATGGAAAGACTGGCACGATTATTCTCAGACGGATGCAGTACTAGCGGTTCGTGAGAGTAAGCCGCTTTTGCTGTCGGTGAAACCGGCGAGTAAGCTGGTCAATGCCTGGTTAGCAGGGTGCCCGGCGTTGTTGGGGCCAGAGCCAGCTTATCAACAGTTGCGCCGCTCGAAGTTGGACTACATTGAGGTGCATTCTTCGGAGGAAGCTATTGCTGCACTACGGCGACTGAAAGAAGAGCCGGGCTATTACCAGGCCATGGTAGAGAATGGCTGGCAACGGGTGCGGGACTATGATGCCGATGGGGTGGCGAAGTGTTGGCGGGAGATTTTAGCGGGGCCAGTGGTGGAAGGCTATGAGCGCTGGCGGCGACAGTCGCCGTTAGGGAAATTGATTGGTCGGCCCATTTGGTATGGACGTCAGATTCGGCGGCATCATTGGGAAAAAGCTATCTTTAAAGCCCAAGCACAATTTAAGTAA
- a CDS encoding glycosyltransferase family 4 protein has product MMGNKKLRILLIIEQCNPEWTSVPLQGYYFYISIRNLFNTTLVTHERNKPALEKVHSDRDIVYIYESNFTKWYYKHAESLSKIKGKIIWPLYNTLTYPIYAEFNHLVYKKFKTSVLKRDYDIVHVVTPMMPRYPAKIIKACKNIPFIIGPVNGGVPYPKGFQEIARKEFAGFNFLRLIGRWLIPGYRETYEEADYILAGSTYTLNLIKSLFDVRDEHIELFYENGINDAFFSKDPKVDTEESIQINLLFVGRLVPYKGADILIDSIGQLRPQIQENISLIIVGNGSEKESLQQQVQNLDLKEKIHFPGWVNQQEILEYYHKSDIFCFPSVREFGGAVVIEAMANGLPCIVVDNGGIGEYVTEETGFKINPISREFVVQELRKRIEQLVEDRALHAAMSYEAVERAKEFTWDSKAEKISDIYLKLLSNSSE; this is encoded by the coding sequence ATGATGGGAAATAAAAAGCTGAGAATTCTATTAATCATCGAGCAGTGTAATCCTGAGTGGACATCAGTTCCGCTGCAAGGCTATTATTTCTATATCAGTATTAGAAATTTATTTAATACAACTCTGGTCACTCACGAGAGAAATAAACCAGCACTAGAAAAAGTACATTCAGATAGAGATATTGTTTATATTTATGAGAGTAATTTTACTAAGTGGTACTATAAACATGCAGAATCTTTAAGCAAAATAAAAGGCAAAATAATTTGGCCTCTCTACAATACACTAACCTATCCAATTTATGCTGAATTCAACCATCTAGTCTACAAAAAGTTTAAAACTTCTGTTCTTAAAAGAGACTATGACATTGTCCATGTCGTCACACCAATGATGCCGCGCTATCCGGCCAAGATTATCAAAGCTTGCAAAAATATTCCCTTTATAATTGGGCCAGTAAACGGTGGTGTGCCCTATCCAAAAGGATTTCAAGAGATCGCTCGAAAAGAGTTTGCTGGCTTTAACTTCTTGCGGTTAATTGGCCGATGGCTTATTCCTGGCTACCGTGAGACCTACGAAGAGGCTGATTATATCCTCGCTGGCTCAACTTATACACTAAATTTAATCAAAAGCCTATTCGACGTTAGAGATGAACACATAGAACTATTCTATGAAAATGGAATCAATGACGCCTTCTTTAGTAAAGATCCCAAAGTCGACACTGAAGAGAGTATACAGATAAACCTTCTCTTTGTCGGTCGTCTCGTACCTTATAAAGGAGCTGATATATTAATAGACTCAATTGGTCAACTAAGACCGCAGATCCAAGAAAATATATCTTTAATTATTGTTGGTAATGGCTCTGAGAAAGAGTCTTTACAGCAGCAAGTGCAAAATCTCGATCTAAAAGAAAAAATCCACTTTCCAGGCTGGGTAAATCAGCAAGAAATACTCGAGTATTACCATAAATCCGATATCTTTTGTTTCCCTTCAGTTAGAGAGTTTGGAGGTGCCGTAGTCATAGAGGCTATGGCTAATGGACTTCCATGCATCGTTGTTGACAATGGTGGTATTGGAGAATATGTCACCGAAGAAACCGGATTTAAAATTAATCCGATTTCCAGAGAGTTTGTCGTGCAGGAGCTAAGAAAACGAATTGAGCAATTGGTAGAAGATAGGGCCTTACATGCTGCAATGTCATACGAGGCAGTTGAACGGGCAAAAGAGTTTACTTGGGACTCCAAAGCCGAGAAAATATCAGACATTTACTTGAAATTATTAAGTAATTCGAGTGAATAA
- a CDS encoding glycosyltransferase family 2 protein — MHSIGVVTIGRNEGERLIRGLKSLTKYLPSDTPIVYVDSGSTDGSIAAAQALGIHAIELDMSVPFTMARGRNAGFQYLIDQFPELTYVQFMDGDCELLPNWIEPAKAALDQAPDLAIVCGRRRERFPEASPYNRLADMEWNTPVGEAKACGGDMLARVAAIKDVGGYTPTLICGEEPEMCIRLRQQGWRIRRIDADMTLHDAAMTHFSQWWKRSIRAGWAIAEGKAMHGAPPENYMVKESRSGWLWGFIIPGLAIGLSWPTRGISVTLLLGYGVLMGRIYQYRRQQHDLPEHAWLYARFCTLSKLPQCIGQARYWLTRLRRQQATLIEYKTTF; from the coding sequence ATGCACTCAATAGGCGTTGTCACCATTGGCCGCAACGAAGGAGAACGACTGATTCGTGGCCTTAAATCCCTAACAAAATACCTACCCTCTGACACCCCCATTGTCTATGTCGATTCTGGCTCTACTGACGGAAGTATCGCCGCTGCCCAAGCCTTAGGTATCCACGCCATCGAGTTAGACATGTCAGTTCCTTTCACCATGGCCCGGGGGCGCAATGCAGGCTTTCAATACCTGATAGATCAGTTTCCTGAGCTCACCTATGTGCAATTCATGGATGGTGACTGTGAGCTATTGCCTAACTGGATTGAACCAGCAAAAGCTGCCCTAGACCAAGCCCCTGATCTGGCCATCGTTTGTGGTCGTCGGCGGGAGCGCTTCCCCGAGGCTTCCCCCTACAACCGGCTGGCCGACATGGAATGGAACACCCCCGTCGGTGAAGCCAAAGCCTGTGGGGGCGATATGTTGGCTCGTGTTGCCGCCATTAAAGACGTTGGTGGCTACACCCCCACCCTGATCTGTGGCGAAGAACCCGAAATGTGCATTCGCCTACGCCAGCAGGGGTGGCGCATTCGCCGCATCGATGCCGATATGACCCTGCACGATGCCGCCATGACCCACTTTAGCCAGTGGTGGAAGCGTTCTATCCGGGCGGGTTGGGCCATTGCCGAAGGGAAAGCCATGCATGGAGCCCCCCCTGAAAACTACATGGTGAAAGAATCCCGCAGTGGCTGGTTGTGGGGGTTCATTATTCCAGGTTTAGCCATCGGCCTCAGTTGGCCCACCCGGGGCATCAGCGTAACGCTACTGCTGGGCTATGGCGTACTTATGGGGCGTATCTACCAATATCGCAGGCAACAGCATGATCTCCCTGAGCATGCCTGGTTATATGCCCGTTTCTGCACGTTATCTAAGCTGCCTCAATGTATTGGTCAGGCACGATATTGGCTAACTCGCCTGCGTCGCCAACAGGCAACTCTTATCGAGTATAAGACCACCTTCTGA
- a CDS encoding class I SAM-dependent methyltransferase encodes MYLQNRYSNTQLPIKLLYFAPHWGLERWLRKQKRTFSCTTTDLSAPNVDVHADITNLPFKSQSFDLIVCCHVLEHIPNDEKAISELFRVLHNDGTALIQVPCNYSAEYTDEDLSITDAHEREKRFGQFDHVRLYGQDIVKRLKLPGFKVEIFRPTRNYTRQENERLGLWDDAIFVCRKG; translated from the coding sequence TTGTATCTGCAAAATCGATACAGTAATACTCAACTACCGATAAAGCTTCTTTATTTTGCTCCACACTGGGGACTAGAGCGATGGCTCCGTAAACAAAAACGTACGTTTTCCTGCACCACAACTGACCTGTCAGCACCCAATGTAGATGTTCATGCTGACATAACTAACTTGCCGTTTAAGAGTCAGTCATTTGACCTGATTGTGTGTTGTCATGTTTTAGAACATATTCCTAATGATGAAAAAGCCATTAGTGAGTTGTTTCGAGTGTTACACAACGATGGAACCGCATTGATACAGGTTCCATGTAATTATTCTGCTGAATATACAGACGAAGATCTATCCATCACAGATGCCCATGAGCGGGAAAAACGCTTTGGCCAGTTTGATCATGTCAGACTCTATGGCCAAGATATTGTGAAACGACTGAAACTGCCAGGGTTCAAAGTGGAAATCTTTCGTCCTACACGGAACTACACAAGGCAAGAAAATGAACGTTTAGGGCTATGGGATGACGCTATTTTTGTCTGTCGCAAAGGTTAG
- a CDS encoding transposase: MPSSTQLYDQLLHYLRQYSHYRDLRHIKALSWMVTALICSGELSPPAWESYVISRANKAQSFERRWHRFFGNRLVEINQLYLPLVLLTLRQWEGKRLYLALDTTVLWNQYCMIHLSVVCCGRAVPLLWRVLEHGSATVAFEEYRPLLRRARWLLRQYPNLMLLADRGFANHDLMSWLQASSWHYCLRVPCDVLLHGPRRYPTEVRYLWPPKGEAIFYRNVRLWQDGSHQCNIVLATLKGVKEPWAVITDEPPTLQTLWRYALRFRVEELFLDSKSGAFEIEDSRIRSAVALERLYLVAAIALLYGTTTGMAVQIEGLRQQVDPHWRRGLSYLKIGLRWLKGVVHKGRQLLEPIALLVRDPEPCFASKKAEHDYYDQIWFSRIRSLSCRLE; the protein is encoded by the coding sequence ATGCCAAGCTCTACCCAGCTCTATGATCAACTGCTGCACTATCTGCGTCAATACAGCCACTACCGGGACTTGCGCCATATCAAAGCCCTATCTTGGATGGTCACCGCCCTGATTTGTAGTGGTGAGCTGAGCCCACCTGCTTGGGAGTCCTACGTGATAAGCCGTGCCAACAAAGCGCAAAGCTTCGAGCGGCGGTGGCATCGATTTTTCGGCAACCGGCTCGTTGAGATAAATCAGCTCTACCTACCGCTGGTGCTGCTGACGCTGAGGCAGTGGGAGGGCAAGCGGCTGTATCTGGCACTCGATACAACGGTGCTGTGGAACCAATACTGCATGATTCACCTGTCAGTGGTGTGCTGCGGACGAGCAGTCCCGCTACTGTGGCGAGTGCTTGAGCATGGCAGTGCAACGGTGGCTTTTGAAGAATACCGCCCTTTGCTGCGCCGTGCCCGGTGGCTTTTGAGGCAGTACCCGAACCTAATGCTGCTGGCCGACCGAGGCTTTGCCAACCACGACTTGATGAGTTGGTTGCAAGCGAGCAGTTGGCACTACTGCTTGCGAGTGCCCTGCGATGTCCTGCTGCACGGGCCAAGGCGTTATCCGACTGAAGTGAGATATCTGTGGCCGCCAAAAGGCGAGGCGATTTTCTATCGAAATGTCAGGCTGTGGCAGGATGGCTCCCACCAGTGCAACATCGTGCTGGCGACGCTTAAAGGCGTCAAAGAGCCTTGGGCCGTCATCACCGATGAACCGCCTACCTTGCAGACGCTCTGGCGCTACGCGTTGCGTTTCAGAGTAGAGGAGCTGTTTTTGGATAGCAAATCAGGAGCTTTCGAGATTGAAGACTCCCGAATCCGCTCAGCGGTAGCCCTTGAGCGACTTTATCTAGTGGCCGCTATTGCACTGCTTTATGGAACAACCACTGGCATGGCGGTTCAGATTGAAGGCCTTAGGCAGCAGGTAGACCCTCATTGGCGGCGCGGACTCAGCTACCTCAAGATTGGATTGCGCTGGCTTAAGGGAGTCGTTCACAAAGGACGACAGCTTCTAGAGCCGATAGCGCTGTTAGTCCGTGACCCAGAGCCTTGTTTTGCCTCCAAAAAAGCGGAGCACGACTATTACGACCAAATCTGGTTCTCTCGCATCCGCTCTCTATCCTGCCGACTAGAGTAA
- a CDS encoding glycosyltransferase family 4 protein has protein sequence MTPSKLKKPLRVAFLSDWFGSPYKKLLAEHLEQLNVEVTEYQQYRRFITTVLKDKKPHVVHIHSTIFNLFGNKDSQLLKWIRILQFVSQVILLRLLGVKTIWTIHEWADKHNRGNRDLSTWQYALLGQVFHSIIVHCKSTGNEVVKSLGIQNQSKLIVIPHGNFIDFYENTVDQIIAREKLGVPLNHTVFLFFGAISYHKGIIETLDAFNVVSEQKSEVSLLVAGKISHLEVNLEDNIHKRIINNKNIHLFPGKVSDEDVQLYMNACDCVVTPYRSFTTSGVALLAMSFGKAIIAPKRGFFSDSLSKEGAFLYDPFSNNSLIESFELAVENKNNLAKMGQHNLLIAKKLNWKTIADQSLEIYLG, from the coding sequence ATGACTCCATCCAAACTAAAAAAACCTTTACGAGTCGCATTTTTATCGGATTGGTTCGGCAGTCCGTATAAGAAGTTATTAGCGGAACATCTTGAGCAACTAAATGTAGAGGTGACAGAATATCAACAATATAGGAGATTTATAACAACTGTACTTAAAGATAAAAAACCACACGTTGTACATATCCACAGTACTATTTTTAACTTGTTTGGTAACAAGGACTCTCAACTACTGAAATGGATCCGAATATTGCAGTTTGTGAGCCAAGTCATCCTACTCCGACTGTTAGGTGTCAAGACTATTTGGACGATCCACGAATGGGCTGACAAGCATAACCGAGGGAATCGTGATTTATCTACTTGGCAATATGCCCTACTTGGGCAAGTATTTCACTCTATTATTGTTCATTGCAAGTCTACCGGCAATGAAGTTGTTAAGTCTTTAGGAATTCAAAATCAGTCTAAGTTGATTGTTATTCCTCATGGAAATTTTATCGATTTTTATGAAAACACTGTCGATCAGATAATTGCTAGAGAAAAACTTGGAGTTCCTCTCAATCACACTGTGTTTTTATTTTTTGGTGCCATTTCTTATCACAAAGGAATCATAGAGACTCTAGATGCTTTCAATGTTGTTTCAGAGCAAAAGTCTGAAGTATCACTACTTGTGGCCGGCAAAATATCTCATTTAGAGGTGAACCTTGAAGATAATATTCACAAAAGAATAATTAACAACAAAAACATCCATCTCTTTCCGGGAAAAGTGTCTGATGAGGATGTACAGCTTTATATGAATGCTTGTGACTGCGTTGTTACACCATATCGTTCATTTACAACTTCTGGTGTAGCACTACTAGCAATGTCTTTTGGAAAAGCTATAATTGCACCTAAAAGAGGATTTTTTAGCGATTCTCTAAGTAAAGAAGGGGCGTTTTTATATGACCCATTTTCCAATAATTCGCTTATAGAAAGCTTTGAACTAGCTGTTGAAAATAAGAATAATTTGGCAAAAATGGGACAACATAATCTCTTAATAGCTAAAAAACTGAATTGGAAAACGATAGCCGATCAATCTTTGGAAATTTATCTTGGCTAA
- a CDS encoding acyltransferase family protein: MSAPVVKSIKHSMPRYPVLDGWRGISILCVLASHMLPLGPAAWDLNLAAGYLGMSLFFTLSGFLITTSLIFRLDLYEFAIRRVIRVVPLAWLYVAVVLSLQLPSFSTAVAHLLFYANLPPSSTMKNLL; the protein is encoded by the coding sequence ATGTCAGCGCCGGTTGTTAAGTCTATAAAGCACTCAATGCCTCGATACCCGGTCTTGGATGGCTGGCGAGGTATTAGCATCCTCTGTGTGTTAGCCTCTCACATGCTGCCGCTTGGTCCTGCCGCTTGGGATTTGAACCTAGCAGCAGGGTATCTGGGCATGTCCTTATTTTTTACATTGTCGGGCTTTTTAATTACAACAAGCCTGATTTTTAGATTAGACCTATATGAATTCGCTATCCGGCGAGTGATTAGGGTTGTTCCCCTTGCTTGGCTTTATGTGGCTGTTGTTTTATCGTTGCAATTGCCCAGCTTCTCTACTGCCGTAGCGCATCTTTTGTTCTACGCTAATTTACCTCCATCTTCTACTATGAAAAACCTTTTATAG